Proteins from a genomic interval of Gordonia sp. SL306:
- a CDS encoding EthD family reductase: MFRITVSYNHPTDPEQFLEHYRAVHAPLTATMPGASFEWGVCETLDGTAPEHFVVGVLSFESKEAAIAGLSSPEGQAGTADMPNFAGAGAVVDMHEVNIA; encoded by the coding sequence ATGTTCCGTATCACCGTCAGCTACAACCACCCGACCGATCCCGAGCAGTTCCTCGAGCACTACCGCGCCGTGCACGCTCCGCTGACCGCGACGATGCCGGGCGCCAGCTTCGAATGGGGTGTCTGCGAGACGCTCGACGGCACCGCGCCCGAACACTTCGTCGTCGGCGTCCTGTCCTTCGAGTCAAAAGAAGCCGCCATCGCCGGCCTGAGCTCCCCCGAGGGGCAGGCCGGAACCGCCGACATGCCGAACTTCGCCGGCGCGGGGGCCGTCGTCGACATGCACGAAGTGAATATCGCCTGA
- a CDS encoding FadR/GntR family transcriptional regulator, with the protein MTGPARSPKAAVVFSQRIVQEALDAGLGPGDLLPSEKIMVEKYQIGRGTLREALRLLEFQGVVVMKPGPRGGPVLQEPTGAFLSGAFVLLMQLRNAPLRSIFEARLSIEPVITQLAAANISDERLAEVGATVEQMKSALRSDRRAFLEANKEFHDIIAWSTDNPLLGYLADSLLEVTNGTIVGMDFPQARRKATLAAHESIYTAMSERDAGASMAAMREHIDDYLSYAEKKFPDIIRSVVRWDRDL; encoded by the coding sequence ATGACCGGCCCAGCGAGGTCCCCCAAAGCCGCGGTCGTCTTCAGTCAGCGGATTGTTCAGGAGGCCCTCGACGCGGGCTTGGGCCCCGGCGACCTCCTGCCGTCGGAGAAGATCATGGTCGAGAAGTACCAGATCGGTCGGGGCACACTCCGCGAAGCGTTGCGGCTGCTCGAATTCCAGGGCGTCGTCGTGATGAAGCCCGGCCCGCGTGGCGGCCCGGTGCTGCAGGAGCCCACGGGCGCGTTCCTGTCCGGCGCATTCGTACTCCTCATGCAGCTGCGAAACGCGCCACTTCGATCGATCTTCGAGGCACGCCTCTCCATCGAGCCGGTGATCACCCAGTTGGCCGCCGCCAACATCTCCGATGAGCGCCTCGCCGAAGTGGGCGCCACCGTCGAACAGATGAAGTCGGCACTGCGCAGCGACCGGCGGGCATTCCTCGAAGCCAACAAGGAGTTCCACGACATCATCGCCTGGTCTACGGACAACCCACTGCTCGGCTACCTGGCCGATTCGTTGCTCGAAGTCACCAACGGCACCATCGTCGGCATGGACTTTCCGCAGGCCCGTCGTAAGGCCACGCTGGCCGCACACGAATCGATCTACACCGCGATGAGCGAACGCGACGCCGGGGCGTCGATGGCGGCGATGCGCGAGCACATCGACGACTACCTCTCGTATGCGGAGAAGAAATTCCCGGACATCATCAGATCCGTGGTCCGGTGGGATCGAGACCTGTAG
- a CDS encoding SDR family oxidoreductase, which yields MGRFDGKTALITGGARGQGRSHALRLAREGADVAILDIAAQVESVVYPTSTLEDLAATEAELKEFGGKVLAIQCDVRDQTQVETAVKQVETEFGGLDIVLANAGVMASYGKKKHDMAAWDDSVAIMLNGVYYLLRAVTPGFAERNNGGAIVITGSTSSYIGVAYKEELLNPGQMGYGAAKSGVLSLMRNFAMALGKYGVRVNTVIPAGVATKMIKNEFFEADLADDAPGGWMANVMNRGPVEPEEITNAVTWLCSDEARFVTGQSLAVDMGTLLL from the coding sequence ATGGGACGATTCGACGGTAAGACGGCACTGATCACGGGCGGCGCTCGCGGACAAGGTCGTTCGCATGCGTTGCGGCTGGCCCGTGAGGGCGCCGACGTCGCGATCCTGGACATTGCTGCCCAGGTCGAATCCGTCGTCTACCCGACGTCCACGCTCGAAGACCTCGCAGCCACTGAAGCCGAACTCAAGGAGTTCGGCGGCAAGGTGCTGGCGATTCAGTGCGACGTGCGCGACCAGACTCAGGTCGAGACTGCGGTCAAGCAGGTCGAGACCGAGTTCGGCGGCCTGGACATCGTCCTCGCCAATGCGGGTGTCATGGCCAGCTACGGCAAGAAGAAGCACGACATGGCCGCCTGGGACGACTCAGTCGCGATCATGCTCAACGGCGTCTACTACCTGCTGCGTGCGGTGACCCCGGGATTCGCCGAACGCAACAACGGCGGCGCGATCGTCATCACGGGCTCGACGTCGAGTTACATCGGCGTCGCGTACAAGGAGGAACTCCTCAACCCCGGCCAGATGGGCTACGGCGCCGCGAAGAGCGGTGTCCTGTCGCTGATGCGAAACTTCGCGATGGCGCTCGGCAAGTACGGCGTGCGGGTCAACACCGTGATCCCGGCCGGTGTCGCCACCAAGATGATCAAGAACGAGTTCTTCGAGGCGGATCTCGCCGACGACGCTCCCGGCGGCTGGATGGCGAATGTCATGAACCGCGGCCCGGTGGAGCCGGAGGAGATCACCAACGCGGTGACCTGGCTGTGTTCGGATGAGGCGCGGTTCGTCACCGGGCAGTCGCTCGCGGTCGACATGGGCACGCTGCTGCTCTGA
- the tuf gene encoding elongation factor Tu, with translation MAKAKFERTKPHVNIGTIGHVDHGKTTLTAAITKVLHDKYPELNQSFAFDQIDKAPEEKARGITINISHVEYETEKRHYAHVDAPGHADYIKNMITGAAQMDGAILVVAATDGPMPQTREHVLLARQVGVPYILVALNKADMVDDDEIIELVEMEVRELLAAQEFDEEAPVVKVSALKALEGDAEWTKSVEELMAAVDESIPDPVRETDKPFLMPVEDVFTITGRGTVVTGRVERGEVNVNEEVEIVGIRDKSTKTTVTGIEMFHKLLDSAQAGDNAGLLLRGLKREDVERGQVIVKPGTTTPHTEFEGQAYILSKDEGGRHTPFFNNYRPQFYFRTTDVTGVVTLPEGTEMVMPGDNTEMSVKLIQPVAMDEGLRFAIREGGRTVGAGRVTKINK, from the coding sequence GTGGCGAAGGCGAAGTTCGAGCGGACCAAGCCGCACGTGAACATCGGCACCATCGGTCACGTCGACCACGGCAAGACCACGCTGACCGCGGCCATCACCAAGGTGCTGCACGACAAGTACCCGGAACTCAACCAGAGCTTCGCGTTCGATCAGATCGACAAGGCTCCGGAAGAGAAGGCTCGTGGTATCACGATCAACATCTCGCACGTGGAGTACGAGACCGAGAAGCGTCACTATGCGCACGTCGACGCTCCCGGTCACGCGGACTACATCAAGAACATGATCACCGGTGCGGCTCAGATGGACGGCGCGATCCTCGTGGTCGCCGCCACCGACGGTCCGATGCCGCAGACCCGCGAGCACGTGCTGCTGGCCCGCCAGGTCGGTGTGCCCTACATCCTGGTCGCCCTGAACAAGGCCGACATGGTCGACGACGATGAGATCATCGAGCTCGTCGAGATGGAGGTCCGCGAACTGCTGGCCGCCCAGGAGTTCGACGAGGAGGCCCCGGTGGTCAAGGTCTCGGCGCTGAAGGCGCTCGAGGGCGACGCCGAGTGGACCAAGTCGGTCGAGGAGCTCATGGCTGCCGTCGACGAGTCGATCCCGGACCCGGTCCGCGAGACCGACAAGCCGTTCCTGATGCCCGTCGAGGACGTCTTCACCATCACCGGCCGCGGCACCGTGGTCACCGGTCGTGTGGAGCGCGGCGAGGTCAACGTGAACGAGGAAGTCGAGATCGTCGGCATCCGCGACAAGTCCACCAAGACCACCGTCACCGGTATCGAGATGTTCCACAAGCTGCTCGACTCGGCACAGGCGGGCGACAACGCCGGTCTGCTGCTGCGCGGCCTCAAGCGTGAGGACGTCGAGCGCGGTCAGGTCATCGTGAAGCCGGGCACCACGACTCCGCACACGGAGTTCGAGGGCCAGGCTTACATCCTGAGCAAGGACGAGGGTGGTCGTCACACCCCGTTCTTCAACAACTACCGTCCGCAGTTCTACTTCCGCACCACGGACGTGACCGGCGTCGTGACCCTCCCCGAGGGCACCGAGATGGTCATGCCGGGCGACAACACCGAGATGAGCGTCAAGCTCATCCAGCCGGTCGCCATGGATGAGGGCCTGCGCTTCGCGATCCGCGAGGGTGGCCGCACCGTCGGTGCCGGCCGCGTCACCAAGATCAACAAGTGA
- the fusA gene encoding elongation factor G, which produces MAQEVLSDLNKVRNIGIMAHIDAGKTTATERILFYTGVNYKIGETHDGASTTDWMEQEKERGITITSAAVTCFWNNNQINIIDTPGHVDFTVEVERSLRVLDGAVAVFDGKEGVEPQSEQVWRQAEKYEVPRICFVNKMDKLGADFFFTVRTIEERLGAKPLVLQLPIGAEDNFDGIVDLIEQKAITWRGTVEIGAEPTFEEIPADLVDQVAEYREKLMETVAESDEALLEKYFGGEELTTEEIKGAIRKLTIGREYYPVICGSAFKNKGVQPMLDAVIDYLPSPLDVPSVEGHAVGNEEEILSRKPSSEEPFSALAFKIAAHPFFGKLTFVRVYSGHVTPGTQVLNATKGKKERIGKLFQMHANKENPVDEAWAGHIYAMIGLKDTTTGDTLCDSNAPIVLESMSFPDPVINVSIEPKTKSDQEKLGTAIQKLAEEDPTFTVSLNDETGQTVIGGMGELHLDVLVDRMKREFKVEANVGKPQVAYRETIKKSVDKHEFTHKKQTGGSGQFAKVIIKLEPLVDAEDGATYEFDNAVTGGRVPREYIPSVDAGAQDAMQYGVLAGYPLVNLKVTLLDGQYHDVDSSEMAFKIAGSQALKEAARMASPVILEPIMAVEVTTPEDYMGDVIGDLNSRRGQIQAMEERSGARVVKAQVPLSEMFGYIGDLRSKTQGRANYSMVFDSYAEVPANVSKEIIAKATGE; this is translated from the coding sequence GTGGCACAGGAAGTGCTCAGCGACCTGAACAAGGTTCGCAACATCGGCATCATGGCCCACATCGATGCCGGCAAGACCACCGCAACCGAGCGAATCCTCTTCTACACCGGTGTCAACTACAAGATCGGTGAGACCCACGACGGTGCGTCGACCACCGACTGGATGGAGCAGGAGAAGGAGCGGGGGATCACCATCACCTCCGCAGCGGTGACGTGCTTCTGGAACAACAACCAGATCAACATCATCGACACCCCCGGGCACGTCGACTTCACCGTCGAGGTGGAGCGCAGCCTACGTGTTCTCGACGGTGCGGTCGCCGTGTTCGACGGCAAGGAAGGCGTCGAGCCGCAGTCCGAGCAGGTCTGGCGGCAGGCGGAGAAGTATGAGGTCCCGCGCATCTGCTTCGTCAACAAGATGGACAAGCTCGGTGCGGATTTCTTCTTCACCGTGCGCACCATCGAGGAGCGCCTGGGCGCGAAGCCGCTCGTTCTGCAGTTGCCGATCGGTGCCGAGGACAACTTCGACGGCATCGTCGACCTGATCGAGCAGAAGGCGATCACCTGGCGCGGCACCGTCGAGATCGGCGCTGAGCCGACCTTCGAGGAGATCCCCGCGGATCTGGTCGACCAGGTCGCCGAGTACCGCGAGAAGCTCATGGAGACCGTCGCCGAGAGCGATGAGGCGTTGCTGGAGAAGTACTTCGGTGGGGAGGAACTGACCACCGAGGAGATCAAGGGCGCGATCCGCAAGCTGACCATCGGCCGCGAGTACTACCCCGTGATCTGTGGCTCCGCGTTCAAGAACAAGGGTGTCCAGCCGATGCTGGACGCGGTGATCGATTACCTGCCGTCGCCGCTCGACGTTCCCTCGGTCGAGGGTCACGCCGTGGGCAACGAGGAAGAGATCCTGTCGCGCAAACCGTCGTCGGAAGAGCCGTTCTCGGCTCTGGCGTTCAAGATCGCGGCTCATCCGTTCTTCGGCAAGCTGACCTTCGTCCGCGTGTACTCCGGCCACGTGACGCCGGGCACCCAGGTGCTCAACGCCACCAAGGGCAAGAAGGAGCGCATCGGCAAGCTGTTCCAGATGCATGCCAACAAGGAGAACCCGGTCGACGAGGCCTGGGCCGGTCACATCTACGCGATGATCGGCCTGAAGGACACCACCACCGGCGATACCCTGTGCGATTCGAATGCGCCGATCGTGCTCGAGTCGATGAGCTTCCCGGACCCGGTCATCAACGTCTCGATCGAGCCGAAGACCAAGTCCGACCAGGAGAAGCTCGGCACCGCGATCCAGAAGCTCGCCGAAGAGGACCCGACCTTCACGGTGTCGCTCAACGACGAGACCGGCCAGACCGTCATCGGCGGTATGGGCGAGCTGCACCTCGACGTGCTGGTCGACCGCATGAAGCGGGAATTCAAGGTCGAGGCCAACGTGGGCAAGCCGCAGGTCGCGTACCGCGAGACCATCAAGAAGAGCGTCGACAAGCACGAGTTCACCCACAAGAAGCAGACCGGTGGATCGGGGCAGTTCGCCAAGGTCATCATCAAGCTCGAGCCGCTGGTGGACGCCGAGGACGGCGCCACCTACGAGTTCGACAATGCGGTGACCGGTGGTCGCGTTCCGCGTGAGTACATCCCGTCTGTGGATGCCGGCGCGCAAGACGCGATGCAGTACGGCGTGCTCGCCGGTTACCCGCTGGTCAACTTGAAGGTCACCCTGCTCGACGGTCAGTACCACGACGTCGACTCCTCGGAGATGGCCTTCAAGATCGCCGGTTCGCAGGCCCTCAAGGAGGCCGCGCGGATGGCGAGCCCGGTCATCCTGGAGCCGATCATGGCCGTCGAGGTCACGACTCCGGAGGACTACATGGGTGACGTGATCGGCGACCTGAACTCCCGCCGTGGCCAGATCCAGGCCATGGAGGAGCGCAGTGGTGCCCGTGTCGTGAAGGCGCAGGTGCCGCTGTCGGAGATGTTCGGCTACATCGGAGACCTTCGGTCGAAGACCCAGGGCCGGGCAAACTACTCCATGGTGTTCGACTCCTACGCGGAAGTTCCCGCGAACGTGTCGAAGGAGATCATCGCGAAGGCCACCGGCGAGTAA
- the rpsG gene encoding 30S ribosomal protein S7 produces MPRKGPAPKRPLINDPVYGSPLVTQLVNKILLDGKKSTAERIVYQALEQARDKTGTDPVVTLKRALDNVKPTLEVKSRRVGGATYQVPIEVKPNRANTLALRWLVTFSRQRREKTMVERLANELLDASNGLGASVKRREDTHKMAEANRAFAHYRW; encoded by the coding sequence ATGCCACGTAAAGGACCCGCACCCAAGCGCCCCCTGATCAACGACCCGGTCTACGGTTCGCCGCTGGTCACCCAGCTGGTCAACAAGATCCTGCTGGACGGCAAGAAGTCGACCGCCGAGCGCATCGTCTACCAGGCGCTCGAACAGGCCCGCGACAAGACCGGTACCGACCCCGTCGTCACCCTCAAGCGCGCGCTCGACAACGTCAAGCCGACCCTCGAGGTCAAGAGCCGCCGCGTCGGTGGCGCCACGTACCAGGTGCCGATCGAGGTCAAGCCGAACCGCGCCAACACCCTCGCACTGCGTTGGCTGGTGACCTTCAGTCGCCAGCGTCGCGAGAAGACCATGGTCGAGCGTCTCGCCAACGAACTGCTCGACGCCTCCAACGGTCTCGGCGCTTCGGTCAAGCGTCGCGAGGACACCCACAAGATGGCCGAGGCCAACCGGGCGTTCGCGCACTACCGCTGGTGA
- the rpsL gene encoding 30S ribosomal protein S12 encodes MPTINQLVRKGRHDKAAKTKTAALKGSPQRRGVCTRVYTTTPKKPNSALRKVARVRLTSSVEVTAYIPGEGHNLQEHSMVLVRGGRVKDLPGVRYKVIRGSLDTQGVKDRKQARSRYGAKKGN; translated from the coding sequence GTGCCAACGATCAATCAGCTGGTCCGCAAGGGCCGTCACGACAAGGCCGCGAAGACCAAGACCGCGGCCCTCAAGGGGAGCCCGCAGCGTCGCGGCGTGTGCACCCGCGTCTACACCACCACCCCGAAGAAGCCGAACTCCGCGCTGCGAAAGGTCGCCCGTGTGCGCCTGACCAGCTCCGTCGAGGTCACCGCTTACATCCCGGGTGAGGGTCACAACCTTCAGGAGCACTCGATGGTGCTCGTCCGCGGTGGTCGTGTGAAGGACCTCCCGGGTGTTCGCTACAAGGTCATCCGCGGCTCGCTCGACACCCAGGGTGTCAAGGACCGTAAGCAGGCCCGCAGCCGTTACGGCGCGAAGAAGGGGAACTGA
- a CDS encoding glycine zipper domain-containing protein: MKRISKQQRYDMMWRELNAGWKGNTPLYTLIGGLIGFLIWTVPGAAIGAAIGAYLGYQTSNPKAWPSIVTWWNTP, encoded by the coding sequence GTGAAGCGCATCAGCAAGCAGCAGCGCTACGACATGATGTGGAGAGAACTGAACGCGGGCTGGAAGGGGAACACGCCCCTGTACACGCTGATCGGTGGCCTGATCGGTTTCCTGATCTGGACCGTACCCGGAGCCGCGATCGGTGCGGCCATCGGCGCCTACCTCGGCTACCAGACGTCCAATCCCAAGGCCTGGCCGTCCATCGTCACGTGGTGGAACACGCCGTAA
- a CDS encoding exodeoxyribonuclease III: MRVATWNVNSVKQRIPRLLPWLDQRAPDVVCLQETKLSDDAFHDVLGADLAERGYEIAHVGQGQWNGVAILSRVGLDDVRSGFDGVPGYPEPDSPTEARAVSATCGGVRVYSLYVPNGREPDSDHYRYKLEWLARLRDGVAAASGDATADNTMLCGDMNIAPTDADVFDPAAYEGHTHVTVPERRALAGFDELGLRDVVRDRWPDDRVFSYWDYRAGMFHKDLGMRIDLVLAGGPVADRVASAWIDRQARKGSKPSDHAPVVVDLDNAPDGDIGPVVPPPSNPAKRGAAKVKLPQSTE; the protein is encoded by the coding sequence ATGCGCGTCGCGACCTGGAACGTGAATTCGGTCAAGCAACGGATCCCGCGATTGTTGCCCTGGCTCGATCAACGAGCGCCCGACGTGGTGTGCCTGCAGGAGACCAAGCTCTCCGACGACGCATTCCATGACGTGCTGGGCGCAGACCTCGCGGAGCGCGGCTATGAGATCGCCCATGTGGGACAAGGACAGTGGAACGGCGTCGCCATACTGTCGCGGGTCGGCCTCGACGACGTCCGGTCGGGCTTCGACGGGGTACCGGGTTATCCCGAGCCGGACTCGCCGACCGAGGCGCGTGCGGTGTCGGCCACCTGCGGTGGGGTTCGGGTGTACTCCCTCTACGTACCCAACGGCCGGGAGCCCGACTCGGACCACTACCGCTACAAACTGGAATGGCTGGCGCGTCTGCGTGACGGTGTCGCCGCTGCATCGGGTGACGCCACCGCCGACAACACGATGCTCTGCGGCGACATGAACATCGCGCCGACCGATGCCGATGTGTTCGATCCGGCTGCCTACGAAGGCCATACGCACGTGACGGTGCCGGAGCGCCGGGCGCTCGCCGGTTTCGACGAGTTGGGTCTGCGCGATGTGGTCCGCGACCGGTGGCCCGACGACCGGGTCTTCAGCTACTGGGATTACCGGGCCGGGATGTTCCACAAGGACCTGGGGATGCGGATCGATCTCGTTCTCGCCGGTGGGCCCGTCGCCGATCGTGTCGCATCGGCGTGGATCGACCGGCAGGCGCGCAAGGGCAGCAAACCCAGTGACCATGCACCGGTCGTCGTCGATCTCGACAATGCGCCCGACGGCGACATCGGCCCGGTCGTGCCGCCGCCGTCGAACCCCGCGAAGCGTGGCGCCGCGAAGGTGAAGCTGCCCCAATCGACCGAATAG
- a CDS encoding helix-turn-helix domain-containing protein, with protein MSLLLVDHECRMVSRVASGSALERRLDDVGAAPGVPFGEDTVGTTALGTPAEIRGGIAINGREHYLEQFKSLSCFGQPIIHPTTRRLAGIICMTEISDQINPLAVPFVNGIVADIADRLLDRSRAHQRRVLDAFQRAAPRRDVAVAAIGDDLQLTNALAAELLSPTDIGALRMVAADPRLRETAMPLTLVSGIDVEVQVEPVTGARGAALFRFRPIVATPTPPSVIATAPACSVAVTGEPGTGRSTHARSVAQDATVPPMVLDVADELIAGRHPDVLAALALAREECSPLIVDGADLLDDRSVAILGKAAAQATREAPLVVVSGPREHVGSGVAALLSRCVTRIDLAPLRHRTSELAALASAMLTEIDPGLSLSGQATDALLCQDWPGNFAELNAVLRQSASACADRAARVVEPGDLPTAYRTTSRAAHLSGREQAERTAIVDALDRAAGNKVHAARDLGISRTTLYARMRALGI; from the coding sequence ATGAGCCTGTTGCTGGTGGACCACGAATGCCGGATGGTGTCCCGGGTGGCGTCCGGCAGTGCGCTGGAACGCAGGCTCGACGATGTGGGAGCGGCACCCGGTGTGCCGTTCGGCGAGGACACGGTCGGTACGACGGCCCTCGGTACGCCCGCCGAGATCCGCGGCGGGATCGCGATCAACGGGCGCGAGCACTACCTGGAGCAGTTCAAGTCGCTGAGCTGTTTCGGTCAGCCGATCATCCATCCGACGACCAGGCGACTGGCCGGCATCATCTGCATGACGGAGATCTCCGACCAGATCAACCCGCTGGCGGTGCCCTTCGTCAACGGGATCGTGGCCGACATCGCCGACCGCCTGCTGGATCGTTCCCGGGCGCATCAGCGACGAGTGCTCGACGCGTTCCAGCGCGCGGCGCCGCGACGAGACGTCGCGGTCGCCGCCATCGGCGACGATCTCCAACTGACGAACGCGCTGGCGGCCGAGTTGCTGTCGCCCACCGATATCGGCGCCCTTCGCATGGTCGCAGCCGATCCCCGTCTGCGCGAGACCGCCATGCCGCTCACTCTGGTGTCCGGCATCGACGTGGAAGTCCAGGTGGAGCCGGTCACCGGCGCACGCGGAGCGGCGCTGTTCCGCTTCCGCCCGATCGTCGCCACCCCGACCCCACCGTCCGTGATCGCCACGGCGCCTGCGTGCAGCGTGGCCGTCACCGGCGAACCGGGCACCGGCCGGAGCACCCACGCGCGATCGGTCGCGCAGGACGCAACGGTCCCGCCGATGGTCCTCGACGTCGCCGACGAGTTGATCGCCGGACGTCACCCCGACGTCCTCGCCGCGCTCGCACTCGCCCGCGAGGAGTGCTCGCCGCTGATCGTCGACGGCGCCGATCTGCTCGACGACCGGTCGGTCGCGATCCTCGGCAAGGCGGCGGCGCAGGCCACCCGGGAGGCTCCACTGGTGGTCGTGAGCGGACCGCGCGAACACGTCGGCTCCGGTGTCGCGGCCCTGCTGTCCCGCTGTGTCACGCGCATCGACCTCGCACCGCTGCGACATCGCACCTCCGAGCTCGCGGCGCTCGCCTCCGCGATGCTGACGGAGATCGATCCAGGACTCTCACTGTCCGGGCAGGCCACCGACGCCTTGTTGTGCCAGGACTGGCCCGGAAACTTCGCCGAGCTGAATGCTGTTCTCCGGCAGTCGGCCTCGGCATGTGCGGACCGGGCGGCACGGGTCGTCGAGCCGGGCGACCTGCCCACCGCTTATCGCACCACGAGTCGCGCCGCCCACCTCTCGGGCCGCGAGCAGGCGGAACGGACAGCGATCGTCGACGCTCTCGACCGTGCCGCCGGCAACAAGGTGCATGCCGCCCGCGACCTCGGGATCAGCCGCACCACCCTGTACGCACGGATGCGTGCCCTGGGCATCTGA
- a CDS encoding HPP family protein has product MRDSASGRVRLAVRSMGPAGVSGPPREALRAGVGSALGLAVIGAILVSSNVDLQSGLYLIAPFGATAVLIFAAPSSPLAQPWPAVVGNTLSAVIGVGVTLLVPIAFARVALAVGLAVAAMILVRAVHPPAGAVAMTAALSPDAIHALGFRFAVTPVALGTALLVVVAIVYARATGRHYPLRRFDPEPPPVERLGLSEDELTGILARYRQSLNLGVADLARLIGAAELQATAHRVAPADAGDVMSRDLVTVGPETSLADVAELFRVHGFTSLPVVRPSGEFAGVVFQLHLAVRLRDPASDRRGERFLGRWTNRRMALCAADVMATDLPFAAVGTPVAAMLPMLSDGHSAAVPVLDGARIVGIVTQTDLIAALARQSLSV; this is encoded by the coding sequence ATGAGAGACAGCGCATCCGGAAGGGTCCGCCTTGCCGTCCGCAGCATGGGACCCGCCGGTGTCTCCGGTCCGCCGCGCGAGGCATTGCGCGCCGGCGTCGGTTCGGCGCTCGGCCTCGCGGTCATCGGCGCGATTCTGGTGAGTTCGAACGTGGACCTGCAGTCGGGCCTCTACCTGATCGCACCCTTCGGCGCGACCGCGGTCCTGATCTTCGCCGCGCCGAGCAGCCCACTCGCGCAGCCGTGGCCCGCGGTGGTCGGCAACACGCTCTCGGCGGTGATCGGTGTGGGGGTGACCCTGCTTGTCCCGATCGCATTCGCGAGGGTCGCACTGGCGGTCGGGCTCGCGGTGGCGGCGATGATCCTCGTTCGTGCCGTTCATCCGCCTGCGGGTGCAGTCGCGATGACGGCGGCGCTGTCACCGGATGCGATACATGCCCTCGGTTTCCGGTTCGCGGTGACACCGGTCGCGCTCGGCACGGCGCTGCTCGTGGTGGTGGCGATCGTCTACGCACGGGCAACTGGCAGGCACTATCCGTTGCGCCGTTTCGATCCCGAACCACCGCCCGTCGAGAGGCTCGGCCTCAGCGAGGACGAGCTCACCGGAATCCTTGCGCGCTACCGGCAGTCACTCAATCTCGGCGTCGCCGATCTGGCCAGGTTGATCGGGGCCGCGGAACTGCAGGCGACAGCCCATCGCGTTGCCCCGGCCGACGCCGGTGACGTCATGTCCCGGGACCTGGTGACGGTCGGGCCCGAGACGTCGCTCGCCGACGTCGCCGAACTCTTCCGCGTCCACGGATTCACCTCGCTACCGGTCGTGCGGCCATCAGGGGAATTCGCTGGTGTGGTCTTCCAACTCCATCTCGCCGTACGTCTGCGCGACCCGGCATCGGACCGACGAGGAGAGAGGTTCCTCGGCCGCTGGACCAATCGTCGGATGGCATTGTGCGCCGCGGACGTCATGGCGACGGACCTGCCGTTCGCGGCGGTGGGCACGCCGGTGGCGGCGATGCTGCCGATGCTCTCGGACGGTCACAGCGCTGCCGTCCCCGTTCTCGACGGCGCGCGGATCGTCGGGATCGTCACGCAGACGGACCTGATCGCAGCACTGGCGCGGCAGTCCCTGAGCGTCTGA